One region of Cottoperca gobio chromosome 19, fCotGob3.1, whole genome shotgun sequence genomic DNA includes:
- the zdhhc4 gene encoding palmitoyltransferase ZDHHC4, with protein MDFLTLFAVYVVVVLTCIVLVCKYSGQQQTPFSILFNSVGKVVAPFTPKWLQKLSQWTMHRLFHQRNNMFIYLHILLEGAVYVEFTYEVFGFCREMDTTLTSLSVPYILLTIKTFFFYLCIKRDPGTVMKKKIAGQLHIYPYDRRLFHPGVSCETCKLVKPARSKHCSVCNRCVQRFDHHCVWVNNCIGAKNTRYFLLYLFSVCAMAGAIAVLTGDMLFHAVLRSGLLRASYLDESGQQQSAGPLFVAQHLFLTFPRIVFMLGFLIFVFFLLAGYALFHSFLALVNQTSNEWYKSRGYVCQHCHPAATADRLCSPAPDHSKRYYYSRGLLRNLGEIFFPPLPVHKKDK; from the exons ATGGATTTCCTCACCCTGTTCGCTGTCTACGTCGTTGTGGTGCTGACATGCATAGTGCTCGTCTGCAAATACTCAGGCCAGCAGCAAACCCCCTTTAGTATCCTCTTCAACTCTGTAGGAAAG GTAGTTGCACCATTTACGCCAAAATGGCTCCAAAAGTTGTCACAGTGGACTATGCACAGGCTGTTTCATCAAAG GAACAACATGTTCATCTATCTGCACATCCTGCTAGAGGGAGCTGTGTATGTCGAGTTCACCTACGAGGTGTTTGGCTTCTGCAGGGAGATGGACACCACTCTGACCAGCCTGTCTGTGCCTTATATCCTGCTCACCATCAAGAccttcttcttctacctctGCATCAAGAGAGATCCAG GCACAGTGATGAAGAAGAAAATCGCTGGCCAGCTGCACATCTATCCGTATGacaggaggctgtttcaccCGGGAGTCTCCTGTGAAACCTGCAAGCTCGTCAAACCGGCTCGCTCCAAACACTGCA GTGTCTGCAACAGATGTGTCCAACGTTTTGACCACCACTGTGTCTGGGTGAACAACTGCATTGGTGCTAAGAACACGCGTTACTTCTTGCTTTACCTCTTCAGCGTGTGCGCCATGGCGGGTGCCATTGCTGTACTAACAGGAGACATGCTGTTTCATGCTGTACTGCGGTCAGGGCTTCTTAGAGCCAGTTATTTAGACGAGTCTGGCCAGCAGCAGTCAGCAGGGCCTCTGTTTGTTGCACAG CATCTGTTCCTGACCTTCCCACGAATCGTCTTCATGCTGGGATTTCTgatcttcgtcttcttcctcctgGCGGGTTATGCCCTTTTCCATTCCTTCCTGGCTCTCGTCAACCAGACTTCCAATGAGTGGTACAAAAGTCGAGGTTACGTGTGTCAGCACTGCCACCCAGCCGCAACAGCAGACCGCCTCTGCAGCCCAGCGCCAGACCACTCTAAAAGATACTACTACAGCAGAGGGCTACTCCGAAACCTGGGAGAGATTTTCTTCCCGCCACTACCTGTtcacaaaaaagacaaatga
- the pgp gene encoding glycerol-3-phosphate phosphatase, with the protein MSGSKCTRLNGALVKQVLDSVDSVLFDCDGVIWRGDQAIPGASQVINLLKQKGKKVFFVTNNSTKTRKMYVDKMSTLGFNAKEDEVFGTAYCSAVYLKTVCKLEGKVYLVGSNAMREELEAVGIQQTGVGPDHISGKQTDWANVPLESEVKAVVVGFDEHFSYMKLNRALQYLTQPGCLFVGTNRDTRLPLEGGKAVPGTGCLLQAVETAAQRQAQTVGKPNHFMFDCVASQFGVDPSRCLMVGDRLDTDIMLGSNCGLKTLLTLTGVSTVADAEAHQKSGCAERQGMVPDYYVESIADLLPALQG; encoded by the exons ATGTCGGGGTCAAAGTGTACACGCCTCAACGGGGCGCTGGTGAAACAAGTGCTGGACTCGGTGGACAGCGTCCTGTTTGACTGCGACGGGGTCATCTGGCGGGGGGACCAGGCCATCCCGGGCGCCTCTCAAGTCATAAACCTGCTCAAGCAAAAGGGCAAGAAGGTGTTTTTCGTCACCAACAACAGCACCAAGACGAGGAAGATGTACGTCGACAAAATGTCTACGTTGGGGTTCAACGCGAAAGAGGACGAGGTGTTCGGGACGGCGTACTGCTCCGCCGTGTACCTGAAGACTGTCTGCAAGCTGGAGGGCAAAGTGTACCTGGTAGGAAGCAATGCGATGCGAGAGGAGCTGGAGGCGGTGGGGATCCAGCAGACCGGGGTGGGACCCGACCACATCTCCGGGAAGCAGACCGACTGGGCCAACGTGCCCCTGGAGTCCGAGGTGAAGGCGGTGGTGGTCGGCTTCGATGAGCATTTCAGTTACATGAAGTTAAACAGAGCCTTGCAGTACCTGACCCAGCCGGGCTGTCTGTTTGTGGGAACCAACAGGGACACCAGGCTGCCCCTGGAGGGGGGCAAGGCCGTCCCAG gTACAGGCTGCCTGCTGCAGGCCGTGGAGACCGCCGCCCAGCGCCAAGCCCAGACGGTGGGCAAACCCAACCACTTCATGTTCGACTGCGTGGCCTCCCAGTTCGGCGTGGACCCCAGCCGCTGCCTGATGGTGGGCGACCGCCTCGACACAGACATCATGCTGGGATCCAACTGCGGCCTGAAGACCCTCCTCACCCTCACAGGGGTCAGCACCGTGGCGGACGCCGAGGCCCATCAGAAGAGCGGCTGTGCGGAGAGGCAGGGGATGGTGCCCGATTATTACGTGGAGAGCATCGCCGACCTTCTGCCGGCTCTGCAGGGATGA